From Xylocopilactobacillus apis, a single genomic window includes:
- a CDS encoding PTS sugar transporter subunit IIC encodes MKYSESTPVKDFLLNILNGVSIGIVAMLIPSAILGTFSSLFMNIPFFKTIYEMTNFVMILMPAVSGYIVGHMFEFTPIQSSSVALAAAVGAGNWSFKNGAFIVKGVGDVINLLIVIAIAVLFVHFIGSHLGSFTILLLPSLSVLIPGGIGYLILPYVHYVTTLIGEGVNAITKLQPIPMAILLAVIFAAMIVTPISTVGISTAIGLAGLGAGAAGVGITSLGFALCFYGWKVNGVGTSLAHFLGSPKFQMANMMSKPKLLIPPCINAAIMGFVASLLNIKGTPVSAGFGVSGGVSFLAAYKFMTPGITSILILLLVFIVLPLILGIVSKIVFIDILHFMRPDDFKVDVK; translated from the coding sequence ATGAAATATTCAGAAAGTACACCAGTAAAAGATTTTCTTTTAAATATTTTAAACGGAGTCAGCATTGGAATTGTTGCAATGTTAATTCCTTCAGCAATTCTAGGAACATTTTCTAGCCTTTTTATGAATATCCCATTTTTCAAAACAATTTATGAAATGACAAATTTCGTAATGATTTTAATGCCAGCCGTTTCCGGTTACATTGTTGGACATATGTTTGAATTTACGCCAATTCAAAGTTCTTCGGTCGCTTTAGCCGCTGCCGTCGGAGCCGGTAATTGGAGCTTCAAAAATGGAGCATTCATTGTTAAAGGTGTTGGAGACGTTATTAACCTTCTAATCGTTATTGCGATAGCCGTTTTATTTGTCCATTTTATTGGATCACACCTGGGAAGCTTCACAATTTTATTACTGCCATCACTTTCAGTATTGATTCCTGGAGGAATTGGATACTTAATCCTTCCTTACGTACATTACGTAACAACATTGATCGGAGAAGGAGTTAATGCGATTACTAAGTTACAGCCAATTCCAATGGCAATTTTACTTGCCGTTATCTTTGCTGCCATGATCGTTACACCAATTTCAACAGTCGGAATATCTACTGCCATTGGCTTAGCTGGTCTTGGTGCAGGTGCTGCCGGTGTGGGAATTACCAGTTTAGGATTTGCTCTTTGTTTCTATGGTTGGAAGGTAAATGGCGTTGGCACTAGTCTTGCTCATTTTCTTGGATCACCTAAATTTCAAATGGCTAATATGATGTCAAAACCCAAACTTTTAATTCCTCCTTGCATTAATGCTGCAATTATGGGTTTTGTCGCATCTTTACTTAATATTAAAGGAACTCCTGTTTCTGCTGGTTTTGGAGTTTCCGGTGGAGTTAGTTTTTTAGCAGCTTATAAATTTATGACCCCAGGTATCACTTCAATCCTTATTTTGCTCTTAGTTTTTATAGTTCTCCCATTGATTTTAGGAATTGTCAGTAAAATTGTTTTTATCGATATTCTTCATTTTATGAGACCTGATGATTTTAAAGTGGACGTTAAATAA
- the ssb gene encoding single-stranded DNA-binding protein translates to MINNVVLVGRLTKDPDLRYTSNGTAVASFTVAVDRNFTNAQGAREADFINCVVWRKQAETFSNYMHKGSLVGIEGRIQTRNYEGNDGKRVYVTEVMVNNFSFLEAKGSGGGSYNNPPSSANSGNQDSEAGEMPFKGTDVTDKSENPFASNDDKNGFDPDTPLDISDDDLPF, encoded by the coding sequence ATGATCAATAACGTCGTTTTAGTTGGTCGTTTAACCAAAGATCCTGATTTACGTTATACCAGTAATGGAACTGCTGTAGCTTCATTCACCGTTGCGGTGGATCGAAACTTTACTAATGCACAAGGTGCTAGAGAAGCAGATTTTATTAACTGCGTTGTGTGGCGTAAACAGGCTGAAACTTTTAGTAACTATATGCATAAAGGTTCTCTTGTCGGGATCGAGGGACGAATTCAAACTCGTAACTACGAAGGTAATGATGGCAAAAGAGTTTATGTTACTGAAGTAATGGTTAATAATTTCTCATTCTTGGAAGCAAAAGGTTCTGGAGGTGGGAGTTATAATAACCCTCCTTCCAGCGCCAATTCAGGCAATCAGGATTCAGAGGCTGGCGAAATGCCTTTTAAAGGCACCGATGTCACTGATAAAAGTGAAAATCCATTTGCCTCAAATGATGATAAGAATGGATTTGATCCAGATACCCCATTAGATATATCTGATGATGATTTACCATTTTAA
- the rpsR gene encoding 30S ribosomal protein S18 — protein sequence MQNQRGGFRRRRKVDYIAANHIKYIDYKDEELLRRFISERGKILPRRVTGTSALNQRKLTRAIKRARIMAILPFVNKDE from the coding sequence ATGCAAAATCAACGTGGTGGTTTCCGTCGTCGTCGTAAAGTTGACTATATTGCGGCTAACCATATTAAATACATCGATTACAAGGACGAAGAATTACTTCGCCGATTCATTTCTGAACGTGGTAAGATTTTGCCTCGTCGAGTTACGGGTACTAGTGCTTTAAATCAGCGTAAGTTAACTCGTGCAATCAAGCGAGCTCGTATCATGGCAATTTTGCCATTCGTCAATAAAGATGAATAA
- a CDS encoding GIY-YIG nuclease family protein has protein sequence MFPSLMKNNQQEFLKNKAHSLPETPGIYKMYNQNREIIYIGKAVNLKRRVTSYFLNLADREPRKKALVYQIHNFEIENVDTELDALLLECQMIHKHRPFYNVLLNHFEKYCYFTIKERLHLTTDLDQKLLFGPYNRHGLVEKVLNILNNLYFKDLNSWYYQIRVFNPSNIRIPPSAAQKELIDFFNGDGEGCLNRMIENRDYASQHENFEPAQHWQEEINKLIEFTKINQRFQSFLQKRLIAVIPLNSKKDKAYYINQGKLEKTAVILNGQSLDAENFQKLPAKNNFVKRAQLDEIKILESYLTTKRIKTILFN, from the coding sequence TTGTTTCCTAGTCTTATGAAAAACAACCAACAAGAATTTTTAAAAAATAAAGCTCATTCATTACCTGAAACACCAGGTATTTATAAAATGTACAACCAAAACCGTGAGATCATTTATATAGGCAAAGCGGTCAATCTTAAACGACGGGTGACCAGTTACTTTTTGAATCTTGCTGATCGCGAACCTCGAAAAAAAGCCTTAGTTTATCAAATTCATAATTTTGAAATTGAAAATGTCGACACTGAGCTGGATGCTTTATTGTTAGAGTGTCAGATGATCCATAAACACCGACCCTTTTATAATGTATTATTAAACCATTTTGAAAAATATTGTTATTTTACAATTAAAGAACGACTGCATTTAACAACTGATCTTGATCAAAAACTGCTTTTTGGGCCTTACAATCGACATGGGTTGGTAGAAAAAGTACTCAATATTCTCAACAACTTATATTTTAAAGATCTCAATTCATGGTATTATCAAATTAGAGTTTTTAATCCTAGTAATATTAGAATTCCTCCATCTGCTGCCCAAAAAGAACTAATAGATTTTTTTAACGGTGATGGTGAAGGATGTCTCAATCGAATGATTGAAAACCGCGATTATGCTTCTCAACATGAAAATTTTGAACCAGCCCAGCATTGGCAGGAAGAAATCAATAAACTAATCGAATTTACCAAAATAAATCAACGCTTTCAATCGTTTCTTCAAAAGCGTTTAATTGCTGTTATCCCTTTAAATTCAAAAAAAGACAAAGCCTATTATATTAATCAGGGTAAACTCGAAAAAACTGCAGTTATTTTAAATGGTCAGTCTCTTGATGCAGAAAATTTTCAAAAACTCCCAGCTAAAAATAATTTTGTTAAACGAGCACAGCTTGATGAAATTAAAATTTTAGAAAGTTATTTAACAACTAAGAGAATCAAGACAATTTTGTTCAATTAA
- a CDS encoding DHH family phosphoesterase: protein MAFLISIIGIIIAFLSDIYLGITLTIILAVILGIILYIFLILSSDSHEYISDLSDRIGDTEQEALLKMPIGILLYTDEHKIEWINPYLAHYLKDPNILGHPVTEISNVIEDIISGKKDVSSLPYIKWSDHYFEVVNQKSLNAFYMLEVTRYAKIEINASDRELVFGHIAVNNYDEISDSMDDLTLSNINNLLTRELNTWANKYNIYVKKTSEDHYIFMCFARDIVEAKKNNFKILDLIRVQSSQLNAPLTLSMGIYYSNEPINVLAKQAQSNLDLAQNRGGDQVVLKGDQDPIEYFGGKTDPLGKRTHVRARSISFAIQEQMTRHRNIFVMGHARPDLDVLGASLGIRKIAAMNGVRCYIVVDADKVHTDVKRLLNVADGYEEIKDDIITPQKALSIAEEDDLLFLVDHSKPSMSVSTKLYDKLSQNVIIIDHHRQGEDFPADPILVYIEPYASSTCELVAELFEYQPTNLATISKLDATAMLAGISVDTQSFKFHTGTRTFDAASYLRSNGADEKLIHNLLKEDVNNYLAMTKLIGTMDLRPDGLAIAHGEENESYDPVIGAQAADTMMTLDGISASFVIIKREDGTIGISARSMGDFNVQLIMEKLGGGGHLGNAATQFKNSTIAEVEKQLIDTLDEAEKSKRKDQK, encoded by the coding sequence ATGGCTTTTTTAATTTCAATAATCGGCATAATCATTGCTTTTTTGTCTGATATCTATCTTGGGATTACGTTAACAATCATTTTAGCAGTAATTTTAGGAATCATTTTATATATCTTTTTAATTTTAAGCTCCGATTCTCATGAATATATTTCAGATCTTAGCGACCGAATTGGTGACACCGAGCAGGAAGCTTTACTCAAAATGCCAATCGGAATTTTGCTTTACACGGATGAACACAAAATTGAATGGATTAATCCTTATTTAGCTCATTATCTTAAAGATCCTAATATTTTAGGCCATCCGGTAACTGAAATATCCAATGTGATTGAAGACATCATTTCGGGCAAAAAAGATGTCTCTTCTCTCCCCTATATTAAATGGAGTGATCATTATTTCGAAGTCGTTAACCAAAAAAGCCTGAACGCTTTTTACATGTTAGAAGTTACCCGTTACGCCAAAATTGAAATTAATGCCAGCGATCGTGAATTAGTCTTTGGACATATTGCGGTCAATAATTATGACGAAATCAGTGATTCAATGGATGATCTGACACTTTCTAATATTAACAATCTTTTAACCCGTGAATTAAATACTTGGGCCAATAAATATAATATTTATGTTAAAAAGACTTCAGAAGATCACTATATATTTATGTGCTTTGCCCGCGATATTGTTGAAGCTAAAAAGAATAATTTTAAAATCTTAGATTTGATTCGGGTCCAGAGTTCCCAGCTTAATGCTCCTTTAACTCTTAGTATGGGAATTTATTACAGCAATGAGCCAATCAATGTTTTAGCCAAACAAGCCCAAAGTAATCTTGATCTAGCCCAAAACAGAGGTGGCGATCAAGTTGTCTTAAAAGGTGATCAAGATCCAATTGAATACTTTGGCGGTAAAACTGATCCGCTTGGTAAAAGGACCCACGTGCGAGCTCGCTCAATTTCTTTTGCAATTCAAGAACAAATGACCCGCCATCGCAATATTTTTGTAATGGGGCATGCACGACCTGATTTAGATGTCCTTGGGGCTTCTCTTGGGATTAGAAAAATTGCAGCCATGAACGGAGTTCGCTGTTATATTGTTGTTGATGCTGATAAAGTCCATACTGACGTTAAACGGCTTTTAAACGTTGCAGACGGCTATGAAGAAATTAAAGATGATATCATTACACCGCAAAAAGCACTCAGTATTGCTGAAGAGGATGATCTTTTATTCCTGGTTGACCATTCTAAACCAAGTATGAGTGTCAGTACAAAGCTATACGATAAACTTAGTCAAAACGTCATTATTATTGATCATCATCGTCAAGGCGAAGATTTCCCGGCTGACCCAATTTTGGTCTACATTGAACCTTATGCTTCTTCGACTTGTGAATTAGTGGCTGAACTTTTCGAATATCAGCCAACTAATCTTGCTACAATCAGTAAATTAGATGCAACGGCAATGCTGGCTGGTATTTCTGTTGATACCCAGTCGTTTAAATTCCATACGGGAACTAGAACTTTCGATGCAGCGAGCTACCTACGTTCAAACGGAGCTGATGAAAAATTAATCCATAATTTATTAAAAGAAGACGTCAATAATTATTTGGCGATGACTAAATTAATTGGAACGATGGATCTGCGACCCGATGGTCTCGCTATTGCCCATGGGGAAGAAAATGAAAGCTATGACCCCGTAATCGGCGCACAGGCTGCCGATACGATGATGACCCTTGATGGTATTTCTGCTTCTTTTGTAATTATCAAAAGAGAAGATGGTACAATAGGAATATCTGCCCGAAGCATGGGCGACTTTAATGTTCAGCTTATCATGGAAAAATTAGGCGGCGGCGGTCATTTAGGAAATGCTGCAACTCAATTTAAAAACTCTACAATTGCTGAGGTTGAAAAGCAATTAATCGATACCCTTGATGAAGCTGAAAAAAGTAAACGAAAGGATCAAAAATGA
- the rplI gene encoding 50S ribosomal protein L9: MKVIFTQNVPGKGKIGEVKNVADGYAQNYLIKNNLAKQATPQALKQEELRKKNLEAQKAELKAEAEKLKAQLEADDTIVKIGSKAGTDSRLFGSVTSKQIGDALNEQFKIKIDRRKLEMTDALRTLGFHNVPIELFPGVKSRVRVQIYKL, from the coding sequence ATGAAAGTAATTTTTACGCAAAACGTCCCCGGAAAAGGAAAAATAGGCGAAGTTAAGAATGTTGCCGATGGTTACGCTCAAAACTATTTGATCAAAAATAATCTTGCTAAACAGGCAACACCTCAAGCTTTGAAACAAGAAGAACTTCGAAAAAAGAATCTCGAAGCTCAAAAAGCAGAGCTAAAAGCTGAAGCTGAAAAACTAAAGGCGCAATTAGAAGCTGATGACACAATTGTCAAAATTGGATCAAAAGCGGGAACTGATTCACGTCTTTTTGGCTCCGTTACCAGTAAACAAATTGGCGATGCTTTAAACGAACAATTTAAAATTAAGATTGACCGTCGAAAACTAGAAATGACTGATGCTTTAAGGACTTTAGGATTTCACAATGTCCCAATCGAACTATTTCCTGGAGTTAAATCACGTGTTCGAGTACAAATTTACAAACTGTAA
- the dnaB gene encoding replicative DNA helicase, with translation MDNKLTTLPNSLEAEQGVLGGIFIDPNRLGDVISILEPADFYDRKNQIIFQTMIDLVQEDKTIDVLVISDRLNSLHQLDAIGGPAYLAQLAEKTPIARNVQYYAGIVADKSRLRNLIKTARDIISQAYQDSDQVQEVIETAQNNILEIGSNRNGAGFKKISDILETSLREIEEMSQNKNSVTGLATGYHYLDQLTNGLHPDQLIIIAARPSMGKTAFVLNIAQNVAVQSKVNVAIFSLEMSAESLVNRMLCAEGNISASNLQTGNLTKDEWDKLSIAMNTLSQTNIYIDDTAGNRIAEIRSKCKKLAQEVGEIGLIVVDYLQLIEGRAENRQQEISQISRQLKKLSKELSVPVIALSQLSRSVEQRQDKRPILSDIRESGSIEQDADIVAFLYRDDYYDHGEGEDNDNNPDNVVFNQQDVVKTEVIISKNRAGALGTVNLMFKKSYNKFLSLSNQEESA, from the coding sequence ATGGATAACAAACTTACAACTTTACCAAATAGCCTAGAGGCTGAACAAGGGGTCTTAGGTGGTATTTTTATTGATCCTAACCGCCTTGGCGATGTTATTTCCATTTTAGAACCGGCCGACTTTTATGATCGAAAAAATCAGATTATTTTCCAAACAATGATTGATCTGGTTCAAGAAGATAAGACAATTGATGTTTTAGTAATAAGTGATCGACTGAATTCTCTTCATCAGCTTGATGCTATTGGAGGTCCTGCTTACTTAGCTCAATTGGCTGAAAAAACACCAATTGCTAGAAACGTCCAGTATTATGCCGGAATCGTTGCTGATAAGTCACGCTTAAGAAATTTGATCAAAACTGCTCGTGACATCATTTCTCAAGCCTATCAAGATAGTGATCAAGTTCAAGAAGTAATTGAAACCGCGCAAAACAACATTTTAGAAATTGGCTCCAATCGTAATGGTGCTGGTTTCAAAAAGATTAGTGATATTTTGGAAACCTCGCTGCGTGAAATTGAAGAAATGTCACAAAATAAGAATAGTGTCACTGGCCTTGCCACTGGGTATCACTATCTTGATCAACTTACCAATGGACTGCACCCCGATCAATTAATCATCATTGCTGCCCGCCCTAGTATGGGTAAGACTGCATTTGTTCTTAACATTGCCCAAAATGTTGCAGTTCAGTCAAAAGTTAACGTTGCAATTTTCAGTTTGGAAATGTCAGCTGAATCCTTAGTTAACCGCATGCTTTGTGCTGAAGGAAATATCAGTGCCAGCAATCTGCAGACTGGTAATTTAACAAAAGACGAATGGGACAAACTTTCGATTGCGATGAACACATTAAGCCAAACTAACATTTATATCGATGATACAGCCGGCAATCGAATCGCCGAAATCCGCAGCAAATGTAAAAAACTCGCCCAAGAAGTCGGCGAGATTGGTTTAATTGTTGTAGATTATCTGCAGTTAATTGAAGGCCGTGCTGAAAACCGGCAACAGGAAATTTCCCAGATTTCCCGCCAGCTTAAAAAACTTTCTAAAGAGTTAAGTGTGCCGGTTATTGCCTTATCCCAGCTATCTCGTAGTGTCGAACAAAGACAGGATAAACGCCCAATTCTTTCTGATATTCGTGAATCTGGCTCAATTGAACAAGATGCTGATATTGTCGCTTTTCTCTACCGTGATGATTACTATGATCATGGAGAGGGAGAGGATAACGATAACAATCCTGATAACGTCGTTTTTAATCAGCAGGACGTCGTTAAAACCGAAGTTATCATCAGTAAAAACCGTGCTGGCGCTCTTGGCACAGTGAACCTAATGTTTAAAAAGTCATATAACAAATTCTTAAGTCTTTCAAATCAAGAAGAATCAGCGTAA
- a CDS encoding D-alanyl-D-alanine carboxypeptidase family protein encodes MVRRPVRRRSQHRFFSHFINIVGVFLIPILLITFEIQPTSDLNLQFKQTKKEIPVLTKNIELEAKAFLVADSQTGQIIYQKNSHQSLPIASISKIIPTYFAFEALKKGQIHMDDQVKVDPKVAALSTQAGLSNVKLSASSTYSVQDLIYATLLSSANAGIMALSEHLAPLPEINQREQSFLKNLGINDFVIVNVNGLPNDMLGSLQNPETDMKADNQMSAASVATVAAKLVNDFPEVLKVSEQYNYTFKSGTAEEQKLENTNLLVKGGALADPNLEIVGLKTGTNDQGYSFVGTMKEGDNLITSVVLNSNSNESRFQQTKDYLQQFKQNYHLVRIDPNTNKNVKRACLTFKNQYDRSNVITNKINLWVPKDLTADDFHFKVDFDRDYFAKTKKPGLVLTLDLKAKTVQFLKTQDLKLYLR; translated from the coding sequence ATGGTAAGAAGACCCGTCAGAAGGCGTTCACAACACCGATTTTTTTCCCATTTTATTAACATTGTAGGTGTATTTTTAATTCCAATTCTATTGATCACTTTTGAAATTCAGCCTACTAGTGATCTGAACCTGCAGTTTAAGCAGACTAAAAAAGAAATTCCAGTTTTAACTAAAAATATTGAGCTTGAGGCAAAAGCATTTTTGGTTGCTGATAGTCAGACCGGGCAAATAATTTATCAAAAAAATTCTCACCAAAGTTTACCGATTGCCTCAATTTCCAAAATAATTCCCACCTATTTTGCTTTTGAAGCTCTAAAAAAAGGTCAGATTCACATGGATGATCAAGTTAAGGTTGATCCGAAGGTCGCCGCCTTAAGCACTCAAGCAGGCCTTTCTAATGTTAAATTAAGTGCCAGTTCCACTTATTCGGTGCAGGATTTAATATACGCAACTCTTTTAAGTTCAGCTAATGCTGGAATAATGGCGTTATCTGAGCATCTTGCGCCGCTTCCAGAGATTAATCAGCGCGAGCAAAGCTTTTTGAAAAATTTAGGGATTAATGATTTTGTGATTGTTAACGTAAATGGACTTCCTAATGACATGCTGGGAAGTCTTCAAAATCCTGAAACTGACATGAAGGCGGATAATCAAATGTCGGCAGCTTCTGTAGCAACCGTCGCTGCTAAATTAGTCAATGATTTTCCAGAGGTGTTAAAAGTCTCAGAACAATATAATTACACTTTTAAAAGCGGTACAGCTGAAGAACAAAAGTTAGAAAACACCAATCTGCTGGTAAAAGGGGGAGCGCTAGCCGATCCCAATTTAGAAATCGTGGGTTTAAAGACGGGAACTAATGATCAAGGATATAGTTTTGTTGGGACGATGAAAGAAGGAGACAATTTAATTACTTCAGTAGTTCTTAATTCAAATTCTAACGAATCGCGATTTCAGCAGACAAAGGATTATTTACAGCAATTTAAGCAGAATTATCATTTAGTTAGGATTGATCCGAATACAAATAAAAACGTAAAAAGGGCCTGTTTAACTTTCAAAAATCAGTATGATCGATCTAATGTAATCACAAATAAAATAAATCTATGGGTTCCAAAAGATTTAACGGCTGATGATTTTCATTTTAAAGTTGATTTTGATCGGGATTATTTTGCCAAAACAAAAAAGCCAGGTTTAGTCCTGACTTTAGATTTAAAAGCTAAAACAGTTCAATTTTTAAAAACTCAAGATTTAAAATTGTATTTACGCTGA
- a CDS encoding sensor histidine kinase, with protein MNNKKIKLSRKEIFELIIEGFITVGIMLLVNFALLIIMLLFNEEDEILHRGLYSLFHGFLAPSFGANLLSFPNFFYLFFGVFDVLVVVWRLLRRYHLMEMRHVITAMQEIADGHLEKRIDYQVNRELQGVVDSINALVDSAVHSMKEERRIEKSKDELITNVSHDLRTPLTSIIGYLNLIEDDPNLDLATIRKYVHVAFVKAGQMKYLTDDLFAYTKLTTREINYNYTTFNMNDLIEQLTADFELEAEKAGLELINDVPSEPTMVKLDSEKIGRALSNLVSNALKYGKKGTFIRVVLEDEGDNVDIKVQNDGPKIPAASLNKIFERFYRVDESRSGTSGSGLGLAIVRNLIEGQGGEVRAVSTHDLTSFEVILPKGKTGAA; from the coding sequence ATGAATAATAAAAAAATTAAATTATCCCGCAAAGAAATTTTTGAACTGATCATTGAAGGCTTTATTACTGTCGGCATTATGCTGTTAGTGAATTTTGCTTTATTGATTATTATGCTTTTGTTTAACGAAGAAGATGAGATTCTTCATCGAGGACTTTATTCGCTTTTTCATGGTTTTTTGGCACCTTCGTTTGGTGCGAATCTTTTAAGCTTTCCTAATTTTTTTTATCTCTTTTTTGGAGTTTTTGATGTTTTGGTTGTCGTTTGGCGGTTACTTAGACGATATCATCTAATGGAAATGCGCCATGTAATTACTGCAATGCAGGAAATTGCCGATGGACATTTAGAAAAAAGGATTGATTATCAGGTTAACCGTGAACTTCAGGGAGTTGTCGATTCAATCAATGCCTTGGTTGATAGTGCAGTTCATTCGATGAAAGAAGAACGGCGGATTGAAAAAAGTAAAGATGAATTAATCACCAATGTTTCTCACGATTTAAGAACGCCGCTTACAAGCATCATTGGCTATCTTAATTTAATTGAAGATGATCCCAATTTAGATTTAGCAACGATTCGTAAATATGTTCATGTTGCTTTTGTCAAGGCAGGGCAGATGAAGTATTTAACAGATGATTTATTTGCTTACACAAAATTGACTACTCGCGAGATTAACTATAATTACACCACTTTTAATATGAATGATTTAATTGAACAATTAACTGCTGATTTTGAATTAGAAGCTGAAAAAGCTGGTTTAGAGCTAATTAATGACGTTCCTAGTGAACCGACAATGGTCAAACTGGATTCAGAAAAGATTGGCCGGGCCTTGTCTAATTTAGTAAGTAATGCTTTAAAGTATGGAAAAAAGGGAACTTTTATTCGAGTTGTTTTAGAAGATGAAGGAGATAATGTTGATATTAAAGTTCAAAATGATGGGCCAAAAATTCCGGCCGCTTCGTTAAACAAAATTTTTGAACGTTTCTACCGAGTTGATGAATCAAGGTCTGGTACGAGCGGAAGTGGGTTAGGTCTAGCTATTGTCAGGAATCTTATTGAAGGGCAAGGGGGAGAAGTTAGAGCTGTCTCAACTCATGATCTGACGTCTTTTGAAGTGATTTTGCCTAAAGGGAAAACAGGTGCTGCATAA
- a CDS encoding GtrA family protein, which yields MDKLKRLYKKRKELIDYLVFGVLTTAVNYIVFFILLLIIPSMKAVTANTLAWIVAFLFAYFTNRRWVFHTKAVGLKDNLIEFWWFFVARLFSLIVDDVIVYLGIDLMGQNKLLVKLISQVVIVIINYSLSKWIFKDKNKTA from the coding sequence ATGGATAAATTAAAACGTTTATACAAAAAAAGAAAAGAGTTAATTGACTACTTAGTTTTCGGAGTATTAACCACTGCAGTTAATTATATCGTCTTTTTTATACTATTACTGATTATTCCTTCAATGAAGGCAGTGACAGCTAATACGCTAGCTTGGATTGTTGCCTTTTTATTTGCCTACTTCACTAACCGCCGGTGGGTTTTCCATACTAAAGCTGTTGGATTGAAAGACAATTTAATTGAATTCTGGTGGTTTTTTGTAGCGCGGCTTTTTTCTCTAATCGTCGACGATGTGATTGTTTATCTCGGAATTGATTTAATGGGACAAAACAAGCTTTTAGTGAAACTGATTAGTCAAGTAGTCATTGTCATTATTAATTATTCACTTTCCAAATGGATCTTTAAAGATAAAAATAAAACCGCTTAG
- a CDS encoding D-2-hydroxyacid dehydrogenase, translating into MKFLMFGTRQDEIEWAEKWGKENQVEITTRPELLTENTVDDVKGYDGISVLQQAPIDSEVIYQKLADFGIKIISLRSTGYDTVNLALAKKYHLAVSNVPGYSTRSIGELVLTQAMHLLRHIGIVEDRESRGDFSFEGLESKEIHQLTVGVIGVGRIGMTVASLFKALGSEVIGYDPYKKPNPEDPVKYVSYDELIKNADIITVHMQLTDDTKHMIDQNTFKQMKNSALFLNMARGGIVNTKDLIEALKNHEIAGAAIDTIEDEAGIFGVDRQNGYDNPMLKELIEMPNVSVTPHIAFYTEPAVQNMVEYCLEDSYKFLKGEGVDHLVNLD; encoded by the coding sequence ATGAAATTTTTGATGTTTGGTACAAGACAAGATGAAATAGAATGGGCTGAAAAGTGGGGAAAAGAAAATCAAGTTGAAATTACTACCCGTCCAGAACTTCTAACTGAAAACACCGTTGATGATGTCAAAGGTTATGATGGAATCAGCGTCTTACAGCAGGCACCAATTGATTCAGAAGTAATCTATCAGAAACTGGCAGATTTTGGGATTAAAATTATCTCTCTTCGATCAACCGGATATGACACAGTGAACCTTGCTTTAGCAAAGAAATATCATCTGGCAGTATCAAACGTGCCCGGATATTCCACCCGTTCAATTGGCGAGTTAGTTTTAACTCAAGCAATGCACTTACTAAGACATATTGGAATTGTTGAAGATCGTGAAAGCCGGGGAGATTTCTCATTTGAAGGTCTTGAATCTAAAGAGATTCACCAGCTGACAGTTGGCGTAATTGGTGTTGGTAGAATTGGAATGACCGTTGCGAGTTTATTTAAAGCTTTGGGTTCAGAAGTAATTGGCTATGACCCGTATAAAAAGCCTAATCCTGAAGATCCTGTTAAGTATGTCAGTTATGATGAATTAATTAAAAATGCCGATATTATAACAGTGCATATGCAGTTGACCGATGATACTAAACATATGATTGATCAAAATACTTTTAAACAAATGAAAAATTCAGCATTATTCCTAAATATGGCTCGTGGGGGCATTGTTAATACTAAAGATTTAATTGAAGCATTAAAAAATCATGAAATTGCCGGAGCTGCAATCGATACGATTGAAGATGAAGCAGGAATATTTGGCGTTGATCGCCAAAATGGTTATGATAATCCGATGCTTAAAGAGCTTATTGAAATGCCTAATGTTTCAGTAACTCCCCACATTGCCTTTTATACTGAACCGGCAGTTCAAAATATGGTTGAGTATTGCTTAGAGGATAGCTATAAATTCTTAAAAGGCGAGGGTGTTGATCATTTAGTTAATTTAGATTAA